One Lachancea thermotolerans CBS 6340 chromosome F complete sequence DNA window includes the following coding sequences:
- the BNI1 gene encoding formin BNI1 (some similarities with uniprot|P41832 Saccharomyces cerevisiae YNL271C BNI1 Formin nucleates the formation of linear actin filaments involved in cell processes such as budding and mitotic spindle orientation which require the formation of polarized actin cables functionally redundant with BNR1): MNRSSNSKSSKAPHNRSASSSSGNGGIFSNLKRLTTGSGNSSVSHNTQKLDISDISSPKKINLPDTGEFSHKPLSKQSTLNMASLSAYTDAVGAHNRSASNASVGSPTKYSYSRRASQWSNNNSAVSGSKLSRQQTNQSMSSASIFSQGSFSNLSKFVGPDGAVRLERPRDPKEIEELFEEVLYKRNVYQSLPASAQRELNNYDLEKKWLMVRQDLQSEVKKFMNSKNASKSSTVVGGSSSAVPDSPSASNFTSSTSPNGSFTGLSRPKISTSSVNTSEQFYSSNLGTSSTTTLSQDPSHLSPDYYVRKIICNDISAKRLNDLWVSLRTEQLDWVQGFLEAQGQVAIANVILKTCYRESPDNLLGDEVLDKEFAYFKCLKTSLNLREGADEAVMSNSARIIVSAIVEGLLSLRVATRRVASELLISLSQWSLPHGFNHVMDALDQESRFCDNVHLQARLITQSASKDPKKGSSIAPTPDGDGDRVMRKFEQWMLVVEYTLDGRGKMGSLVGASEDFRTSGGENAIMEYAYLTLLLINHLCQTPVDVKQRTVLRARLKNAGLPRILNKMKLLNYEKVDEQLARFDDSTTDDFDALYSQESTGEGVDMKDPVSMTQNLWNLCKGTDAEQHLTSLLQNLLISTGELGSKNKDDPTQRTKQLKLIDALVSNVSMASVDMQSSFNSAIQRLYDAMQTDEIARRAILENRDWVKRYEEIKADRDNLKEKLSNAEGGLVGQLQDEVRQRDHILEKSQRVNAQLQHELDESKKKLILAKHEHEVELRKTLTAMNSNFEGSHNMRDEKGSENPRPLRPERKLAIQKALQAKLEKTSKEINVESKRLGLSLEPNKRLKLLRSRMEDIENQARELEMTNFSDYQKDDIKEPEVSNEDDHKAVSESEEKAQQISALKLEELRKKLASLQQESNDISKFNVEGRFHEMFSGQKSLALDRLKKLETDYKGFGINFDPDSPLGQALAGKSVSSDDKARTLDPKEALNIVEEVSNILSGLDSSKAAEKSNETPLRTATSSDSSEDEMDDKNGDKIAADSTLPTSSFLESLSQKYGGAQNSLSNRHSFAGGEINYPGSGYHRKSFMNRVKRTGAVPYLGELSGKIGSSSYIKPSEAEENVGIGIMVDEKPLSRRVQEDAAGVSQLESNEEKPALSHDLDKNTTHSKPITIGENLAAAKTAGKQQAHEDEGTTEGSSTDKDSHEIASATSAPPPPPPPPMDLFAKNGAPVKTDNPDPAVSDTKSAAAPPPPPPPPPIPPMLASSSSGSTSKAGAPPPPPPPPPPPPALLSQSSNNGPPPPPPPPPPFGASVSRNKSATPSPMLPQSPSLFDRYPRPSKKLKQLHWEKIDDAEDSIWRDAKAEKFADDLYEKGVLSRLEKAFAAREIKSLASRKKKDSDKLSFLSRDVSQQFGINLHMYSSLSVEEVVSKILRCDRDFLSTPSVIDFLSKQEIVEVSNNLARNFAPYTIDWEGVSSVENAKPPEKDPTELQRADRLYLELFVNLQTYWSSRMRALKVITTYEKDYSDLVHKLSMIDKATCSIQQSENLRNVLDVILAVGNFMNDSSKQAQGFRLATLQRLTFIKDDKNSMTFLNYVEKIIRETYPEFNDFLKELEPVVAAVKISIEQVAQDCREFSQSVINVERSVDIGNLSDPTKFHPSDRVLLKVLPTLPEARKKGDLLMDEMKLTLLEFDNLMRLFGEDAMDKFARNSFFKKFADFLLEYKKAQVYNLKLEEEERAYERRKKLVEDQLKRTRESESKNKGTTDAGGDSVRNEVNEDRDVMDRLLEKLKNAGPAKSDPSSARKRAVARKRLLQGSSSNSTILDNFDIEDSDGKSLVYSPDNNSSEVQLNEADTSPTPERRVRDSNATSPASHDTGSSDLTDRARNLLIELRGPESPGVKMSAQHQRLSKLRARRKNDSSSSGSENRLNFVGAGQAENSDEQNEPEVLKSKPESANDDDNGEQSDSSDGEFLDA; the protein is encoded by the coding sequence ATGAATCGCTCTAGCAACTCCAAGTCCTCAAAGGCACCGCACAACCGTtcggccagcagcagctctggAAATGGTGGCATTTTCTCGAACCTAAAGAGACTGACCACGGGTAGCGGGAACTCGAGTGTCAGCCACAACACGCAGAAGCTTGACATCTCGGACATCTCATCTCCTAAGAAGATCAACCTGCCGGACACCGGCGAGTTCTCGCACAAGCCCCTGAGCAAACAGTCCACGCTCAACATGGCCAGTTTGTCTGCCTACACAGACGCGGTCGGCGCCCACAACCGCTCCGCGTCAAACGCATCCGTCGGCTCGCCCACCAAATACTCGTACTCCCGCCGCGCGTCGCAGTGGTCTAACAACAACTCCGCTGTATCCGGCTCCAAACTCTCACGGCAACAAACAAACCAAAGCATGTCGTCAGCCAGCATATTCTCGCAGGGTTCGTTCTCGAACCTGTCAAAGTTCGTGGGTCCCGACGGGGCCGTGCGCCTGGAAAGGCCGCGAGACCCCAAGGAGATCGAGGAGCTCTTCGAAGAGGTGCTCTACAAGAGAAACGTTTACCAGAGTTTGCCCGCCTCGGCTCAAAGAGAGCTAAACAACTACGACCTCGAAAAAAAGTGGTTGATGGTTCGGCAAGATCTACAGTCAgaggtcaagaagttcatgaaTAGCAAAAATGCCTCAAAGTCATCCACGGTTGTTGGGGGCAGCTCCTCTGCAGTCCCCGACTCTCCGTCTGCGTCAAACTTTACgagttcaacttctccCAATGGCAGTTTCACCGGCCTGAGCCGTCCCAAAATATCTACCTCAAGTGTGAACACTTCTGAACAGTTTTATTCCTCGAACCTAGGAACCTCAAGCACGACAACTCTGTCCCAGGACCCATCTCATTTATCGCCAGACTACTATGTGCGTAAGATTATTTGCAATGATATTTCTGCAAAAAGGCTAAACGACTTATGGGTATCGCTACGTACCGAGCAGCTTGACTGGGTTCagggctttttggaagcacAAGGCCAAGTTGCCATTGCTAACGTTATACTGAAGACATGCTACCGCGAATCACCCGATAATTTACTCGGTGACGAGGTACTTGATAAAGAGTTTGCATATTTCAAATGTCTCAAGACAAGTCTTAACCTTCGCGAGGGGGCGGACGAAGCCGTTATGTCAAATAGCGCAAGAATAATAGTCTCCGCTATAGTTGAAGGTCTTTTATCCCTAAGAGTGGCAACGCGGCGAGTGGCCTCGGAACTCTTGATTTCCCTTAGTCAATGGTCTTTGCCTCATGGTTTCAACCATGTCATGGACGCTCTGGATCAGGAATCCAGGTTTTGTGACAACGTCCATTTACAAGCAAGGCTGATAACACAGTCCGCCAGTAAAGATCCTAAAAAAGGCAGTTCCATAGCTCCTACCCCTGACGGCGATGGTGATCGCGTGATGAGAAAATTCGAACAGTGGATGCTTGTGGTTGAGTACACTCTGGATGGGAGGGGCAAAATGGGGTCACTCGTGGGCGCTTCAGAAGACTTCAGAACTTCTGGGGGTGAGAACGCAATCATGGAGTATGCATACCTTACTCTTTTACTCATAAACCATCTCTGTCAAACCCCGGTCGATGTAAAGCAAAGAACAGTCCTCAGGGCACgcttgaaaaatgcagGTCTGCCCCGCATcctcaacaaaatgaaaTTATTGAACTATGAGAAGGTTGATGAACAACTAGCACGATTTGACGACTCAACTACTGACGATTTTGATGCCCTTTACTCACAAGAGTCAACTGGCGAAGGCGTTGACATGAAGGACCCCGTTTCAATGACACAAAATCTTTGGAATCTTTGTAAAGGAACTGATGCTGAACAACATCTTACCTCCTTACTGCAGAATCTTCTTATCAGTACAGGCGAACTAGGtagcaaaaacaaagatgACCCCActcaaagaacaaaacaATTGAAATTGATTGATGCACTAGTTTCAAACGTGTCGATGGCTTCAGTTGACATGCAGTCATCTTTCAACAGTGCCATACAACGACTTTACGATGCGATGCAAACAGACGAGATCGCACGCCGAGCAATTCTAGAGAATAGAGACTGGGTCAAGCGTTACGAGGAAATCAAGGCCGATAGAGACAACCtgaaagaaaaactctCTAATGCCGAAGGGGGGTTAGTGGGTCAACTTCAAGACGAAGTCAGACAGCGGGATCACATATTAGAAAAAAGTCAACGCGTTAACGCCCAGCTCCAACATGAACTTGACGAAAGTAAGAAGAAATTGATACTGGCGAAGCATGAACATGAGGTTGAGCTACGGAAAACCTTAACAGCCATGAACTCCAACTTTGAAGGTTCTCACAACATGCGTGACGAAAAAGGAAGTGAAAACCCAAGACCATTAAGACCTGAAAGGAAGCTagcaattcaaaaagcactACAAGCGAAGCTCGAGAAGACCTCGAAGGAAATCAACGTCGAATCGAAGAGGCTGGGCCTCTCTCTGGAACCAAATAAGAGGCTCAAGCTGCTTAGATCACGTATGGAAGATATTGAAAATCAGGCcagagagcttgaaatgACCAATTTTTCTGATTATCAGAAAGATGACATTAAAGAACCTGAAGTTTCTAACGAAGACGACCACAAAGCGGTTTCAGAgagcgaagaaaaggccCAACAGATTTCAGCAttgaagctcgaagagctgcgtAAAAAACTGGCTTCCTTACAGCAAGAGAGCAACGACATATCAAAGTTCAATGTGGAGGGAAGATTCCATGAAATGTTCAGCGGCCAAAAATCATTGGCTCTAGATaggctgaagaaattggaaACTGACTATAAAGGATTTGGGATAAATTTTGATCCTGATTCACCATTAGGCCAAGCTCTTGCTGGAAAGAGTGTTAGCAGTGATGATAAAGCTAGAACTCTTGATCCGAAAGAAGCGCTTAACATAGTCGAAGAAGTCTCCAACATACTTTCAGGTCTTGATTCTTCAAAGGCCGCGGAAAAATCAAATGAAACTCCTCTACGGACTGCGACGTCGTCCGATTCttctgaagatgaaatGGACGATAAGAACGGCGACAAAATTGCCGCAGATTCTACACTGCCTACAAGCTCATTCTTGGAAAGTTTATCGCAAAAATACGGGGGTGCTCAAAACTCTCTCAGCAATAGGCACTCGTTTGCGGGCGGGGAAATCAACTACCCTGGAAGTGGCTATCATAGAAAGTCTTTCATGAACCGAGTAAAGAGAACTGGCGCCGTTCCTTACCTAGGTGAGCTTTCCGGGAAAATTGGCTCTAGTTCCTACATAAAGCCTAGCGAGGCTGAGGAAAATGTTGGTATTGGAATTATGGTTGATGAAAAACCTCTATCACGGAGAGTTCAAGAGGACGCGGCAGGTGTCTCTCAATTGGAATCaaacgaagaaaaaccTGCCCTCTCTCATGATCTCGATAAGAATACCACTCATAGTAAACCCATAACCATTGGTGAGAATCTGGCCGCAGCCAAAACTGCCGGGAAACAGCAAGCGCATGAGGACGAGGGAACAACTGAAGGCTCTTCCACTGACAAAGACTCCCATGAGATCGCCAGTGCGACTTCGGCTCCTCCACCCCCACCCCCTCCTCCCATGGATCTGTTCGCCAAGAATGGGGCTCCTGTTAAAACGGATAACCCGGATCCTGCAGTGTCAGATACAAAGAGTGCAGCTGCTCCACcgccaccaccaccaccaccacccaTCCCACCTATGCTTGCTTCAAGTAGCAGTGGATCAACGTCAAAAGCAGGTGCCCCACCTCCACCGCCTCCTCCTCCACCGCCGCCACCAGCACTTTTATCGCAATCATCTAACAATGGACCTCCGCCTCCGCCTCCTCCTCCACCACCTTTTGGCGCTTCTgtttcaagaaacaaatctGCAACTCCATCTCCGATGCTCCCGCAATCACCATCCTTATTTGATAGGTACCCACGCCCATCTAAAAAGCTAAAGCAGTTGCACTGGGAGAAAATTGATGATGCCGAAGATTCCATCTGGAGAGATGCCAAGGCAGAAAAGTTCGCAGATGATCTTTACGAGAAAGGTGTTCTTTCGAGGCTTGAGAAGGCATTTGCTGCAAGAGAAATAAAGTCATTAGCTagcagaaagaagaaagattCTGACAAGCTATCCTTCCTTTCGAGAGACGTGTCGCAACAATTTGGTATTAATTTACACATGTATTCCTCTCTTTCGGTGGAAGAAgttgtttccaaaattttgagatgCGATCGGGACTTTCTGTCAACGCCCAGCGTCATTGATTTCCTGTCAAAGCAGGAAATTGTCGAAGTATCAAACAATTTGGCAAGAAATTTTGCGCCCTATACCATTGATTGGGAAGGTGTTTCGTCAGTTGAGAACGCTAAGCCTCCAGAAAAAGATCCCACAGAGCTGCAGAGGGCAGATAGGCTTTACCTTGAGTTGTTCGTCAATCTACAGACTTACTGGTCTTCGCGTATGCGCGCTCTGAAGGTGATCACAACGTATGAGAAAGATTACAGTGACTTGGTTCACAAGCTGAGTATGATTGACAAAGCAACCTGTTCTATTCAGCAGTCTGAGAATTTGCGCAACGTTCTTGACGTAATTTTGGCGGTCGGTAATTTCATGAATgactcttcaaaacaagctcaaggctTCCGGCTAGCTACGCTGCAGAGGCTCACGTTCATTAAAGATGACAAGAATAGCATGACCTTCCTCAATTACGTTGAGAAAATAATCCGAGAAACCTATCCTGAGTTCAATgattttctgaaagaaTTGGAGCCTGTAGTCGCTGCAGTCAAAATATCAATCGAACAAGTTGCCCAGGACTGCAGGGAATTCTCACAAAGCGTTATAAATGTTGAACGGTCTGTGGACATCGGAAATCTCAGTGACCCTACAAAATTCCATCCTTCTGACAGGGTTCTATTGAAGGTTCTTCCTACCCTCCCAGAAGCAAGGAAGAAGGGCGACTTATTAATGGATGAGATGAAATTAACGCTTTTAGAGTTCGACAACTTGATGCGTCTATTTGGGGAAGACGCCATGGACAAGTTTGCAAGaaactcttttttcaaaaagtttgctGATTTCTTGCTAGAATACAAAAAGGCTCAGGTCTATaacttgaagctggaagaggaagaaagagcttacgaaagaagaaagaaactCGTTGAAGACCAACTAAAAAGAACTCGCGAAAGTGAAAGTAAGAATAAGGGTACCACGGATGCAGGAGGTGATTCTGTCCGTAATGAGGTCAACGAAGATAGGGACGTGATGGATAGGCTTTTAGAGAAGTTAAAGAACGCTGGCCCAGCTAAGAGTGATCCATCTTCTGCTCGCAAACGAGCTGTagcaagaaagagactTCTACAAGGATCTTCTTCCAATTCAACAATTTTGGACAATTTCGACATAGAGGACTCAGATGGAAAATCATTAGTTTATTCTCCTGATAATAATTCATCAGAAGTTCAGCTAAACGAGGCGGATACTTCACCAACGCCTGAACGCAGGGTCAGAGATAGCAACGCAACGTCACCCGCCAGCCATGACACCGGGTCTTCGGATTTGACTGATCGAGCTAGAAATCTATTGATTGAACTAAGAGGCCCGGAATCACCTGGGGTGAAAATGTCAGCTCAGCACCAGAGGCTATCAAAGTTAAGGGCTCGGAGGAAGAACGATAGCTCAAGCTCTGGATCTGAAAATCGCCTGAATTTCGTAGGGGCAGGTCAAGCCGAGAACTCGGATGAGCAAAATGAGCCTGAGGTGTTGAAAAGCAAACCAGAATCGGCCAATGATGATGATAATGGCGAACAATCAGACAGCAGCGATGGTGAGTTTTTAGATGCATAA